Proteins encoded by one window of Blautia luti:
- a CDS encoding FAD-dependent oxidoreductase: MKVTSYGKTAALAKRVATSTRRCTVNPLIGREIEGSEVQPAPVKKKVLVAGSGPGGLYVAYTATKRGHQVILCEKEAELGGILKSEQALPFKREMYELSNTYALFARNAGVEIRTSVEVTPEYVEKESPDALIVAVGSQPLVPPIKGLDGDNVVIVNNYYLEKEKVTDQVVVFGGGLAGCECAIHLGQEGKQVHLVE, from the coding sequence CTGAAGGTTACATCTTATGGAAAAACCGCAGCACTTGCCAAACGTGTCGCAACTTCAACCAGAAGATGTACCGTCAATCCTCTGATCGGACGTGAAATCGAAGGCAGTGAAGTACAGCCTGCGCCTGTAAAGAAGAAAGTTCTCGTAGCAGGCAGCGGCCCTGGAGGTCTTTATGTTGCATACACTGCTACAAAACGCGGACATCAGGTAATCCTCTGTGAAAAAGAAGCAGAACTCGGTGGAATCCTGAAAAGCGAACAAGCACTTCCGTTTAAAAGAGAAATGTATGAACTCTCCAATACCTATGCACTTTTTGCCCGAAATGCAGGTGTGGAGATCCGTACTTCTGTGGAAGTCACACCTGAGTATGTAGAAAAAGAATCACCAGATGCCTTAATCGTAGCAGTCGGATCCCAGCCGCTTGTTCCTCCAATCAAGGGGCTGGATGGTGACAACGTAGTCATCGTCAATAATTACTATCTCGAAAAAGAAAAGGTTACAGATCAGGTAGTTGTTTTTGGTGGCGGACTTGCTGGATGTGAATGCGCGATTCATCTCGGTCAGGAGGGAAAACAGGTTCATCTGGTAGAATGA
- a CDS encoding ECF transporter S component — MMKTEKITGKMTAYKICLIAFAICINFVGGQIALLLKLPIYLDSIGTVFVASILGPFYGMLPNLLSGLLMGMTVDVYSLYYAPVGIVLGFVTGLVYRKWQPKKWSILPAAVVITLPSTLISSCITAFLFGGITSSGSSILVQILSKTPLGMVGSCFVVQFITDYADRVLCLAVSAVLITTLNKSMKGSFVR, encoded by the coding sequence ATGATGAAGACAGAAAAAATTACCGGGAAAATGACAGCTTATAAAATCTGCCTGATTGCCTTTGCTATCTGTATTAATTTTGTAGGTGGACAGATTGCTTTACTTTTGAAACTTCCTATTTATCTGGACAGTATTGGAACAGTATTTGTGGCATCCATTCTGGGACCGTTTTATGGAATGCTTCCAAACTTACTCAGTGGTCTGTTAATGGGAATGACTGTGGATGTTTATTCTCTGTATTATGCGCCTGTTGGAATTGTACTTGGTTTTGTGACTGGTCTTGTATACAGAAAATGGCAGCCGAAAAAATGGTCGATTCTTCCTGCTGCTGTTGTGATCACACTTCCATCTACACTGATCAGCTCTTGTATTACTGCGTTTTTGTTTGGAGGAATTACATCTTCAGGATCTTCTATTTTAGTACAGATTCTTTCAAAAACACCGCTTGGAATGGTAGGAAGCTGTTTTGTTGTCCAGTTTATTACAGATTATGCAGACAGAGTACTGTGTCTGGCAGTATCTGCAGTTCTTATTACAACATTGAATAAGAGCATGAAGGGAAGTTTTGTCAGATAA